A window of Methanorbis rubei contains these coding sequences:
- a CDS encoding MiaB/RimO family radical SAM methylthiotransferase: protein MDSTALTAAALDRLKNVRLYAETYGCTYNAGDTEKIIEIAKAQGCTVVDTAEDADAVLINTCIVVDKTEKHMYERMNLFAGKTLIITGCLPGISIERVLEACPDAGIIDPDLIHSCYREVGTVSSGDHAVLQIARGCNGHCTYCITRLARGKLVSFSEEDIVTQAERFVEAGVAEIQLTAQDVSSWGMDMTSGRRLPDLLRSLCKIPGEFHIRVGMANPDTLLPILDDFLDALTDPKIFLFLHVPVQSGSDAVLKTMGRRYTSAEYEEICKRSRERFPDIRISTDYIAGFSGETDADGKASVDQILSTKPGKVNITRFSVRPGTPAAKMKKLPEPIKKERSRALTNAANQVYDANNEAWIGRVVDAVVTEAVRAGSVTARDRTYQNIVVMQEIPLGTKIPVEITGHRRHYLLGRVASE, encoded by the coding sequence ATGGATTCAACGGCTCTGACAGCTGCGGCACTGGACCGGCTGAAAAATGTCCGGCTGTATGCTGAGACCTACGGCTGCACCTACAATGCCGGCGACACCGAAAAAATCATTGAGATAGCCAAGGCTCAGGGCTGCACGGTTGTGGATACTGCGGAAGACGCAGACGCAGTTTTGATCAACACCTGCATTGTGGTGGATAAAACCGAGAAGCACATGTACGAACGCATGAATCTGTTTGCCGGAAAAACCCTGATTATTACCGGATGTCTGCCAGGAATTTCCATCGAACGTGTTCTTGAAGCGTGCCCTGACGCAGGAATTATTGATCCTGATCTGATTCATTCCTGTTACCGTGAGGTTGGGACGGTGAGTTCCGGCGATCATGCGGTTCTTCAGATTGCCAGAGGATGTAACGGCCACTGCACCTACTGTATTACGAGACTTGCACGAGGGAAACTGGTGAGTTTTTCTGAGGAGGATATTGTAACGCAGGCTGAGCGGTTTGTGGAAGCTGGAGTTGCAGAGATTCAGCTGACCGCACAGGATGTGAGTTCCTGGGGAATGGATATGACCTCAGGACGGCGGCTGCCTGATCTTCTGCGTTCGCTCTGCAAGATTCCGGGAGAGTTTCATATCAGAGTAGGTATGGCAAATCCTGATACGCTTCTGCCGATTCTGGATGATTTTTTGGATGCATTAACCGACCCGAAGATCTTTTTGTTTCTGCATGTGCCGGTGCAGTCAGGATCCGACGCGGTTTTGAAAACGATGGGACGCAGATACACCTCGGCAGAGTATGAGGAGATCTGCAAAAGATCACGCGAACGGTTCCCCGATATCCGCATCTCTACTGATTACATCGCAGGATTTTCCGGAGAGACTGATGCGGACGGCAAGGCGTCGGTGGATCAGATTCTCAGCACAAAACCCGGCAAGGTGAACATCACGCGATTTTCAGTCCGGCCCGGGACGCCGGCAGCAAAGATGAAAAAACTGCCTGAGCCGATAAAAAAGGAACGGTCACGGGCTCTGACGAACGCGGCAAATCAGGTGTATGATGCAAACAATGAGGCCTGGATTGGTAGAGTTGTCGACGCAGTGGTTACTGAGGCGGTGCGGGCAGGAAGTGTTACTGCCCGCGACCGGACGTATCAGAATATTGTGGTGATGCAGGAAATTCCCCTTGGGACAAAAATACCGGTGGAAATTACCGGACACCGCCGGCATTATTTACTGGGAAGGGTTGCGTCCGAGTAA